The sequence below is a genomic window from Streptomyces sp. B21-105.
CATGGACATCGCGTTGCCCCTCACTCCGGCGGCAAACCCGTCCGCTCACCCCTCGTGAGGGTCGCGCTCGACCAGGTCGGCGATCAGCTGCGCGCCGGTGACGGCCGGATCGTCCTTGTGGGCCTCCCACCGGGCGAACGTCCGCGCCGCCGCCTCGGCGAGCCCGGCCGGCGCGCCCACGGCCCGCCAGGCGCCGGCGATCTCGTGCATCTCCGGTTCCCATCGCCAGGCCCGCGACCCGGCGGCGGCCCACCGGTCCTTCGCCGCCAGCGGCGTTCCGGGCAGCAGGTGGTCCGCCAGGTCGAGCAGATCGTCCAGCACACCGTGGCCGTCGGCCAGCGCGCAGGCCTGGGCGGCCAGAGCGTACGAGATCTTGTTGTACGCGGCGAAGGACAGCTTGAGCGCCGACGCCCGCCCGATCGGGCCCGGCAGGGCGACCGGGGTGAGCGCGGTGCCGTCGAACACGTCGGCGACGCGGGCCACGGCGGCGGCGTCGCCCGAGAGGTACAGCCGGGTCATGCCCGCCCGGCGCGGCGGCGGTCCGGTGATTCCTCCGTCGACCACCGTGACGTCGGCCCCCTCGAACACCGCGGCGATCTCGGTCATCCGCTCGGGACTCACCGCGTTGGCGTCGACGTACACGCCGCTGAAGCCGGCCGACGCCACCTGTTCGGCGACGTCGAGCGCGGCGGCCGGCGGGCACACGCTCAGCACGAGCCGGCACGTCCCGGTCAGTTCCTCGATGCCGGAAGCGGACCGCAGACCGGAGGCGGCGGCCCGCTCCCGTGTCGCCGCCGAGCGTCCGCGCGGCAGCCACCAGACCTCGGCTCCCGCGGCCACGGCCGCCGCCGCGACAGTCGCTCCCATCTCCCCCGGATGCAGGATTCCCACGCCTCGATGCCCCATGGGGTGGACCATATCCCCGGCGGACCGGGCGGGTGCCGGCCGCCGGTGGGCGACGGTCAGACTCCGCCCGGGACCGTGCCGCCCTTGAGGCGTTCCAGGTCCGACGGACGGACCTGGATGACCAGCACCGCGATCAGAGCGGCGAGGACCGTGAAGATCGCCGCCATGACGAAGGCCGCCGAGACGCCGGAGGTGAGCACCTCGTCACCCCAGGGGTCGGGGAGCACCCCGGTCTGCCGGAAGCGCAGGCGTTCGGCGGGAGTCGCCTGCGCCAGGAAGTCGGACACCTGCTGGTCCGCCTCGTTCCGGCTGGCCGTGCCGTACATGGTGACCAGGATGGACAGGCCCAGCGAACCGCCCACCTGCTGGGTGGCGTTGAGCAGGCCGGAGGCGGCACCGGTCTCCTGCGGGGTGACGTCGGAGAGCGCCATGAGGGTGAGGGAGACGAACTCCATGCCCATGCCGAGGCTGAAGACGAGCATCGGGCCGAGGACGCTGCCCGCGTACGTGGAGTGCACGTCCGTGAGGGTCAGCCAGGACAGCCCGGCCGCCGCGAGGACCGCGCCCCCCACCATGAACGGTTTCGGGCCGTACTTCGGCAGGAACCGTGAGGCCAGTCCGGCGCCGACCGCGATGACCGCGCTCACCGGCAGGAAGGCGAACCCGGCGGCCAGCGGGCTGAAGCCGAGCACGTTCTGCACGAAGAGCGTGAGGAAGAAGAACATGCCGAAGATCGCGGCGGCGAGGCACAGCATGATGCCGTACGTGCCCGCTCGGTTGCGGTCGGCGAACATGTGCAGCGGCGTGATGGGCTGCCGGGAACGCCGCTCGATCAGGACGAACGCGGCGAGGACGACGACGGCCGCGGCGAACGAGACCAGCGTGATGGTGTCCCGCCACCCTTCCTGGGCGGCTCTGATGAACCCGTACACCAGCAGGACCATGCCCACGGTGGAGGTCAGCGCCCCCGTGAGGTCGAAGCGGCCGGGATGGCGCTCGGACTCCTTGATGTAGCGGGGGGTGGCCAGCGCGATGAGCAGGCCGATGGGGACGTTGACGAAGAGCACCCACCGCCAGTTCAGCCATTCGACGAGCATGCCGCCGGCGAGCAGACCGATCGCGCCGCCGCCCGCCGAGACCGCGGCGAAGACGCCGAACGCCCGGTTGCGTTCGGGGCCTTCACGGAACGTCGTGCTGACGAGGCTGAGCGCGGTCGGCGACGCCACGGCCCCGCCGACGCCCTGCAGGGCGCGCGCGGCGAGGAGTTGGGGTTCGTTCTGGGCGAGACCGCCCAGCAGTGAGGCGACCACGAACAGCAGCACGCCGAAGACGAACACGCGCCGCCGGCCGAGGATGTCGCCGGTTCGGCCGCCGAGCAGCAGCAGACCGCCGAAGGTGAGGGTGTAGGCGTTGACCACCCAGGCCAGGCTCGTCGTGGAGAAGCCCAGGGAGCGTTGGATGTCCGGCAGCGCGATGTTCACGATGGTGATGTCGAGGACCACCATCAGCTGGCACGAGGCGATGACCAGCAGCGCCATCGCGTTGCCGCCGCCGTCCTTTCGGGCGGCGGCCTGGGCTGCTGAGGTCGGCTGGGGAACGCTGCTCATGACGCCTCGTCCGCTCGGGAGGCGGGCCCTCGGCGAGAGGTCGGTGGACGGGTGCGTCCTGCGTCCACCGCCGGGTCCACCGTTTGACCGTACGCCCGTGGCAGAGCCCTCACCACTCGGGCCGTGCCAGGGCTCCCCTGTAGTCCTGGCACGGCTTCCGCAGGTCGCGGGCGGTGCCGCGCGTGACCAGGATGCAGGAGAGACGCCCGGTGTGTCGTTGGCGGACCGTCCACTTCCGCTTGGCACAGCGTCCACAGCTGACGACAGGACCGGACCGGAACGGCGGCCGGAGGTACCGGATCGCCCCGGAGGCCCCCGGATCGTCCGGAGGGTCAGGGCTCGGTGAGCGCCTGTTCGCGCAGTTCGCTGGGCGGGATGCCGTAGGCGGTGCGGAACGCCCGGGTGAACTCGGCGGCGCGGGGAAAGCCCCAGCGGGCGGCCACGGCGTGGACGGGCAGGGAGCGCAGCCGGGGGTCGGCGAGGTCGCGGCGGGCGTGTTCGAGGCGCTGGTCGCGGATGTAGGAGGCGACGGTGAGGCCTTCGGCCTGGAAGAGGCGGTACAGGTAGCTGCGGGAGATGTGGTGCGCGGCGGCGATGGCGGCGGGGGTCAGGTCCGGGTCGCCGAGTCGCCCGCGGATGAACGTCTTGATCTGGAGGGCGAGGGTGCGGCCGTGGCTCTCCGGCGAGAGCCTGGGGTCGGCGTCCGCGGCGTGCGCGAAGACGGCCGTGACCAGGTCGGCGGCGACCGTGCCCAACCGGGGCGCGTCCGAGGGCTGATAGGCGGACGTGTCCGACACCAGGCGCAGGAGGAACTGTGCGAGCAGTGCGCCGATGCCTTCGCGGCCCGATATGTGGCGTCCGATGACCTGGTCGGCGTGGTGCCCGGGCACGGCCACCAGCGACCGCGGGATCTCGACGCCGACCATGGTGACCGGCTCGGGGCCGGTGTGGATGTCGTAGCTCCGGGAGGAGGAGTTGGTGTGGAACTCGTTGATGCGGTAGGCGGCCTGCTGCCGCCCCCAGTCGGCGGCGCCCTCGCCCTTCAGCAGGAGGGAGAGGTGATAGACCTCGGGATCGGACTGGCGGACGAGCTTGGGGGTGCGGCGGAAGACCAGGTGGTCGAAGGTGGCAGGCCACACGGTCACGTCGCCCAGGGGGATGACGCGTTGCCGGCCCCGGTAGTCCGCGGCGCGGTCGCTGGAGAGCTGCATGGGCGCGTGCGTACGGCCCATGCGCTCCGCCCACGCCTCGAACCGGGCGTCCACCGGCAGGTCGGTGGTGCGGAAGACCGACTCGTGCAACACGGGCGTAGTCAACCACACCGCCCATACAGGCCGTTCGGCGGCGCTCGGGTCACTTCAGGTGGGCCGTGTCGACGGTGACGGAGTCGTTGTCGTTGGCGGTGACCGAGATGTAGCCGGGGTCGCCGTTGCGGTCGAGGTAGCACGTGACGTAGGCGACGCCGACCGCGGTCCTGCGCACGGGGTGCTCGGTGACGGCCTTGCGGCAGCCCTGAGCGGTGGGCGGCTCGGACGATCCCCACTCGGCCAGTTTGCCGGCGGTGGACAGCAGGTATCCGCCCTGCGCGTAGACGGCGTCCGTGCCGGCGTCGGCCACCGCGGGCGGGGATTGGGTGAAGTCGTAGCCCGTGGGCACCGTCCGGCCGTCCGCGTTCTTCATGACGAACCCGCGGACCACGGCGGTGGACGGCGAGGGCGTCGAGTCGGGCAGGGCGGCCGACACCGCCGCGCCGCCTCCCCCGACGACCGCCACGGCCGTGAGGCCTGCGATCACGGGATGGGCGAAGGCCAGACTGAGCAATGGCCCGACGACCGGGACCGAGAATTTCATCTGGGTGTTCTTCTGCGTGATCCTGGCGTTGTCGCCCGCGGTCACCGTCTGTGTCGGGGAGTGGTGGGCGCCGGGCGGGGGCGGCACGTCGGTGTCGTCGTGCGGGGCGGGGCCGCCGGGTCGCGCGCCGCGCATACGGTCGGTGTTCATGACTCGGGACGCTAGCGACGTGGCGTCCACCGGTCTTGTTTTGTCAGCGATTGTCGCCAACAGGCCATTTGTGGACGCTCTGAGCGACGAGCGTGACCGGCGCGACGAAGAGTTCGGACATGCTACCGCGCAGTCATATTACTGAACCGTAACCTACCGACCGCTACCCGAGGTAACCGTGCCCTCGCTACGGTCCTGACAGTTCGTCTAAGAGCGGTACCGGGCAGCGGAGGCGACCGCGGCTCCGGGCCGCTCGGTCGTCACGGTCCGCACCCCACCGGACCGTCCTTTGTCCGAGCCGCAGACGAAGGCTCGGCCTCCCTCTCCCCCGGAGGTCCGCCATGCCCACCCCCACCCGCATGCTGGCCGCGGCCGTCACCGCCGCCGCCTGCCTCGGCGTCACCACGGTACCGGCCGACGCCGCGTCCGAGCCGGGGGCCGTGGTCTCCCGCGGCGTCACGATCCCCGCCTTCTACACCCCGCCCGCCGCGCTTCCCGCGGCCGACGGCGCGCTGATCCGCTCCGAGCCGCTCCCCCTGGCGCTCAGCCTGCCGGGGATCGACGGACCGCTGCCGGGCACCGCGACCCGCCTCATGTACAAGTCCACCGACTCCGCCGGCCGGCCCATGGCGGTCACCGGCGCCTACCTCGAGCCGTCCGCCCGCTGGAAGGGCAAGGGTCCACGGCCGCTGGTCGCCCTGGCCCCCGGCACCATGGGCCAGGGCGACCAGTGCGCGGCCTCGCTCGGCCTCGAACGCCCGCTCCTGGTCAACGGGCAGACGCTGTCCGTCGGTTACGAGGACCTGGCGATCTACCGCCTCCTCGCCCGCGGCATCGCCGTCGTCGTCACCGACTACGCCGGCCTCGGCGGCACGGACCGGCTGCACACCTACGTCAACCGGGTCGACGAGGCGCACGCCGTCCTCGACGCCGTCCGCGCCGTCCGCGCGTTCCCCGGCGCCTCGCCGACTGCGGGCTCCCGGATCGCGCTGTACGGATACAGCCAGGGCGGCGGGGCCACGGCCGCCGCCGCCGAACTCCAGCCCTCCTACGCACCGGACGTCACCCTCGCCGGCACCTACAGCGGCGCGCCGCCCGCCGATCTGGCCGCCGTCACCAAGGCCATCGACGGCAGCGACCTGGCCGGCGCGCTGGGCTGGTCCGTCAACGGCTTCCTGCAGTCCGACCCCGAGCTCGAGCCGATCGCCCGGGCGCACCTGAACGACGCGGGCCGGGCCGCCCTCGAGGACCTGTCGACGATGTGCGTCGGCGACGCCCTCCTCGCCTACAACTCGGCGCGCAGCAACGCCTGGACCGCCGACGGGCGTTCCCTCAGCGCCGTCGTCGAGTCGGAGCCGAAGCTCGAGGCGTTCCTGGCCGACCAGCGCATCGGCGCCCGCGCACCGGCGTCCCCGGTACGGGTGGCGACCGGCACCGCCGACGACCTGGTGCCGCACGCGCAGGCGCGCGGCCTCGCCGTCGCCTGGTGCGCCAAGGGCGTCTCCGTCACCTACAAGCCGGTGATCCTGCCCGGTCTCGGCCGGGCGCTGATCAACCACTTCACGCCGTTGATCGTCGACCAGGGCGAGGCGATCTCCTGGCTGACGGACCGACTCGACGGGAAGCCCGCCGCGTCCGACTGCGCCACGCTCCCGCTGCGCCCCTGACCCCGCCCAGGACGGCGGCGGCCGGTGCGCGCCTCGCGGACGCGCCGGCCGCCGCCACGGCCCTTCCCGCTCCCCACGGCGTCTCGCATCAGCAGCCCCGGAACCGGTCTCAGAACCACCACTGAATGAAGAGGGAGCTCAGGAAGACCGTGAGGCCGATGTGGAAGATGACCAGGTAGATCCACTGCGACACGCGCATGCGCCAGGCGGTCGACTTGAGGATCTCCCACTCGCTGACGGCGTAGGCGGCCAGGCCGAGCGCCAGCACCTCCCACACCACGAGCCACCAGCCCGACGGGTGCTCCCCCGTCGTCGCGGCCATCGCGGCCGGGATCCGGGCCACGCGCCCCAGGATGACGAGGGCGATGAGGAGCTTGTGCCAGCCATGACGGACCGCCGGTGCGGCCGTGACGTGAGGGGCGGAGATGGATCCTGTGGACATTCGCACATTTGATCACCCTCGCGCGACGGAATCCACCGTTCCTCCTGTCTGCGCGGCAACGGACTCACCGCCCGGCCCGGTCGGCGGGCTGCTCAGTCGGCGGCCGGGGCGTCGCCCCGCCAGTCGAGACGGCGGCCGTCGGCGCCGCGTCGCCCGTACAGGGCGCGGCCGCCGGGCCCGTAGCGTCCGATCTCCGTGGTCAGCGCCACCTCGCGCAGGTCATGGTCGGGCCGGTCCGTGACGTCCAGCAACAGCCCGTCCAGCGGGCCGCCCACCAGTTGTGCGTACGCGCGGCCCGGGCGGGGGCCCGCGTCGTCGTGGTCGGCGCCGTACACCCGGCCCCGCAAGAACTCAGCCTCGTCCATGACCGACAGCGTGGCATCCACCACTGACAACGCCCCGCTCGCCGACGGGTCCGCGCCGAAGGGGTCGACACCCATGTGTCCCTGACGGGCTGATCCGGACGCACCGCCGCTCGGGTCTCGAAGGACCCGGGCGGCGGTGTGGGGCGGTCGGCGTCAGGGGGTGAGCTGCCAGCTCTGGACGTATCCGACGTCGATCGCCGCACGGTCCTGGACGCGCAGCTTCCAGGTTCCGTTCACGGGCTGGGCGGAGGCGTCGACGGTGAAGGTCTGGTCGACGTTGTCGGCGGAGCCGCCGCTGCGGTTGAGAAGGGAGTGGACGGCGCCGTCGGGGCCGACGAGGTCGACGGTCAGGTCACCGCGGTACGTGTGGACGATGTTGACGTGGACCGACGTGGTGGCGGAGGCGTTGCCGTCGCGGCCGGTGATGGTGACCGGGGACTCCACGGCAGCGCCGTTGTCGGGGATGTCCACCCGGTCGGCGTTGGCGTAGATGTACGCGATCCGCCAGGTGAAGTCGTCCGAGACGGAGGCACCCGTGCTGTCCGTGACCTCGACGGTGACATCGCTGCTGCCCACGGCGGTGGGCGTCCCGGTGATGAGGCCGCTCGGGCTGATGCTCAGACCGTCGGGCAGTCCGGTCGCCTCGTAGGTGAGACCCGCGCCGGAGTTGGTGGTGTAGGCGTCCACCTGGAGGCTGACCGCCTGGCCGACGCCGCTGGTCTGGTCCGTGATCGGGGCGACATTGACGCCGAGGGCTATCCGGCTGCCGACGTTGACGGCGGCCCAGGAGTCGGCCACGGCGAGGTAGGTCGGGCTGTAGGCGCCGAAGAGGTCGCTCGCGGCCTGGAGGGTGGCGGTGCGGGCGCCGGCGTAATCGGTCGACGAGATCATGTACGTCGTCAGCGCCCGGTACCAGACGGCGGCGGCGTTCTCGATGCCGATGCCGGCGACCGGCCGCCCGTCGTAGGTCGGGCTGTCGTAGTCGACGCCGTTGACGGTCTTCGCGCCGCTGCCCTCGGAGAGCAGGTAGAAGAAGTGGTTCGCGGGACCCGAGGAGTAGTGCACGTCGACGCCGCCGAGGGTGGAGCTCCAACTGTCGCGGGAGGAGCCGTCCTTGGAGGGTTTGTCCATGTAACGCAGCGGGGTGCCGTCGCCGTTGATGTCGATCTTCTCGCCGACGAGGTAGTCGCCGGGGTCGGCGGCGAGGCCCGCGTGGAACTCGACGGCCGCGGCGAAGATGTCGGAGGTCGCCTCGTTGAGGCCGCCGGACTCTCCCGCGTAGGTGAGGTCGGCGGTGGCCGCGGTGACTCCGTGGCTCATCTCGTGGGCGGCCACGTCGAGGGCGGTGAGTGGGTGGGTGTTGCCCGACCCGTCGCCGTAGGTCATGCAGAAGCAGCTGTCCTGCCAGAACGCGTTGACGTAGTTGCTGCCGTAGTGGGCGCGGCTGTAGGCGGCGACGCCGTCGTTGCGGATGCCGTTGCGGCCGAACACGTCCTTGTAGTAGTCCCAGGTGGCGGCGGCGCCGAAGGCCACGTCGACGCCCGCGGTCTGACGGTCGGACGGCAGACCGTTGCCCCAGACATCGTTGTCGTCCGTGAAGAGCGTTCCGGTGCCGGACGTGCCCTGGTTCAGGTCGTACGTCTTGTGCCCGGCGCGGTCGCCGTCGACGAGCTGGTACGTCGATCCCGACAGCGTGGTGCCGAGCGGGACCGTGCCGCTGAACTGGCCGGTGCCGGTGCCGGTGTGGACCTTCTCGGCGGCGAGGATCTGCTTGCCCGTGGCCGCGTCGGTCACGACCTGGAGTTCGCTGGGGGTGCCGTCCTGCTGCACGCCCTCGACGACGGTCTCCCAGGCGAGGACGGGCTTCGCCGCTGCGGCCCACACGACCAGACGTGGCGCGCGTTCCGTCTCGGAGCCCTTGACCCGTGCGTTCTTCGCGGCCGCGAGAGCCTTGCCGGC
It includes:
- a CDS encoding DUF1932 domain-containing protein; this translates as MGHRGVGILHPGEMGATVAAAAVAAGAEVWWLPRGRSAATRERAAASGLRSASGIEELTGTCRLVLSVCPPAAALDVAEQVASAGFSGVYVDANAVSPERMTEIAAVFEGADVTVVDGGITGPPPRRAGMTRLYLSGDAAAVARVADVFDGTALTPVALPGPIGRASALKLSFAAYNKISYALAAQACALADGHGVLDDLLDLADHLLPGTPLAAKDRWAAAGSRAWRWEPEMHEIAGAWRAVGAPAGLAEAAARTFARWEAHKDDPAVTGAQLIADLVERDPHEG
- a CDS encoding MFS transporter produces the protein MSSVPQPTSAAQAAARKDGGGNAMALLVIASCQLMVVLDITIVNIALPDIQRSLGFSTTSLAWVVNAYTLTFGGLLLLGGRTGDILGRRRVFVFGVLLFVVASLLGGLAQNEPQLLAARALQGVGGAVASPTALSLVSTTFREGPERNRAFGVFAAVSAGGGAIGLLAGGMLVEWLNWRWVLFVNVPIGLLIALATPRYIKESERHPGRFDLTGALTSTVGMVLLVYGFIRAAQEGWRDTITLVSFAAAVVVLAAFVLIERRSRQPITPLHMFADRNRAGTYGIMLCLAAAIFGMFFFLTLFVQNVLGFSPLAAGFAFLPVSAVIAVGAGLASRFLPKYGPKPFMVGGAVLAAAGLSWLTLTDVHSTYAGSVLGPMLVFSLGMGMEFVSLTLMALSDVTPQETGAASGLLNATQQVGGSLGLSILVTMYGTASRNEADQQVSDFLAQATPAERLRFRQTGVLPDPWGDEVLTSGVSAAFVMAAIFTVLAALIAVLVIQVRPSDLERLKGGTVPGGV
- a CDS encoding AraC family transcriptional regulator, whose amino-acid sequence is MLHESVFRTTDLPVDARFEAWAERMGRTHAPMQLSSDRAADYRGRQRVIPLGDVTVWPATFDHLVFRRTPKLVRQSDPEVYHLSLLLKGEGAADWGRQQAAYRINEFHTNSSSRSYDIHTGPEPVTMVGVEIPRSLVAVPGHHADQVIGRHISGREGIGALLAQFLLRLVSDTSAYQPSDAPRLGTVAADLVTAVFAHAADADPRLSPESHGRTLALQIKTFIRGRLGDPDLTPAAIAAAHHISRSYLYRLFQAEGLTVASYIRDQRLEHARRDLADPRLRSLPVHAVAARWGFPRAAEFTRAFRTAYGIPPSELREQALTEP
- a CDS encoding alpha/beta fold hydrolase; the encoded protein is MPTPTRMLAAAVTAAACLGVTTVPADAASEPGAVVSRGVTIPAFYTPPAALPAADGALIRSEPLPLALSLPGIDGPLPGTATRLMYKSTDSAGRPMAVTGAYLEPSARWKGKGPRPLVALAPGTMGQGDQCAASLGLERPLLVNGQTLSVGYEDLAIYRLLARGIAVVVTDYAGLGGTDRLHTYVNRVDEAHAVLDAVRAVRAFPGASPTAGSRIALYGYSQGGGATAAAAELQPSYAPDVTLAGTYSGAPPADLAAVTKAIDGSDLAGALGWSVNGFLQSDPELEPIARAHLNDAGRAALEDLSTMCVGDALLAYNSARSNAWTADGRSLSAVVESEPKLEAFLADQRIGARAPASPVRVATGTADDLVPHAQARGLAVAWCAKGVSVTYKPVILPGLGRALINHFTPLIVDQGEAISWLTDRLDGKPAASDCATLPLRP
- a CDS encoding M4 family metallopeptidase → MPRRHLPVLRRRRATALALTAATLLTLGVQTGTGVAAPTPGPGAAGITETPRAGAAATPLAPAARASLIKSAQATAGAEARRLALGTQEKLLVKDVVRDADGTTHTRYERTYAGLPVLGGDLVVQLKSGRTTVTRASGATLTLPSLTPKLAASQAAGKALAAAKNARVKGSETERAPRLVVWAAAAKPVLAWETVVEGVQQDGTPSELQVVTDAATGKQILAAEKVHTGTGTGQFSGTVPLGTTLSGSTYQLVDGDRAGHKTYDLNQGTSGTGTLFTDDNDVWGNGLPSDRQTAGVDVAFGAAATWDYYKDVFGRNGIRNDGVAAYSRAHYGSNYVNAFWQDSCFCMTYGDGSGNTHPLTALDVAAHEMSHGVTAATADLTYAGESGGLNEATSDIFAAAVEFHAGLAADPGDYLVGEKIDINGDGTPLRYMDKPSKDGSSRDSWSSTLGGVDVHYSSGPANHFFYLLSEGSGAKTVNGVDYDSPTYDGRPVAGIGIENAAAVWYRALTTYMISSTDYAGARTATLQAASDLFGAYSPTYLAVADSWAAVNVGSRIALGVNVAPITDQTSGVGQAVSLQVDAYTTNSGAGLTYEATGLPDGLSISPSGLITGTPTAVGSSDVTVEVTDSTGASVSDDFTWRIAYIYANADRVDIPDNGAAVESPVTITGRDGNASATTSVHVNIVHTYRGDLTVDLVGPDGAVHSLLNRSGGSADNVDQTFTVDASAQPVNGTWKLRVQDRAAIDVGYVQSWQLTP